In Bacillota bacterium, one genomic interval encodes:
- a CDS encoding class I SAM-dependent RNA methyltransferase, with the protein MAKVELTATATFGLEAVVAREINVLGYENLKTENGKVTFVANEQAICRTNLWLRSADRVLVKMGEFEALSFEELFQQTKALPWDQWLPANARFPVKGKSIKSQLYSVPDCQAIVKKAIVEKMKETYCRDWFEETGPTFTIEVAILKDIVTLTIDTSGPGLHKRGYRKLSAEAPLKETLAAAMISLSRWQPERTLIDPFCGSGTIPIEAALIGQNIAPGLNRKFAAEEWPNIPTQYWEQAREEARDLAKRDKPLRIIGSDIDKRVLDLARYHARQAGVEKQIHFQQQSAVDLSSKFKYGYIICNPPYGERSGEKKEVEHLYREIGKTFKGLDTWSIYLLTANENFEALFGRQANKKRKLYNGRIKVDFYQFFGPRPPKGLKIDHT; encoded by the coding sequence ATGGCTAAAGTTGAACTAACAGCCACGGCCACGTTCGGCCTGGAAGCTGTAGTGGCAAGGGAAATAAATGTACTGGGGTATGAAAACCTAAAAACCGAAAACGGTAAAGTTACCTTTGTGGCCAACGAGCAGGCCATTTGCAGGACCAACCTGTGGTTGCGGTCCGCCGACCGGGTACTGGTTAAAATGGGGGAGTTCGAAGCCCTAAGCTTTGAAGAATTGTTTCAACAGACCAAAGCCCTGCCCTGGGACCAGTGGCTCCCGGCAAATGCCCGCTTTCCGGTTAAAGGGAAATCGATCAAATCACAACTTTATAGCGTTCCTGATTGCCAGGCCATAGTCAAAAAAGCCATAGTGGAAAAAATGAAAGAGACCTACTGCCGGGATTGGTTCGAAGAAACGGGACCTACTTTTACCATAGAGGTGGCAATTCTCAAGGATATAGTTACCCTGACCATTGACACCAGCGGGCCGGGGTTGCATAAAAGAGGCTATAGAAAGCTGTCCGCCGAAGCTCCTTTAAAGGAAACCCTGGCCGCAGCCATGATTTCTTTAAGCAGGTGGCAACCGGAAAGAACACTTATTGACCCCTTTTGCGGGTCCGGTACCATCCCCATCGAAGCAGCTTTAATTGGACAAAACATAGCCCCCGGGCTGAACCGCAAATTTGCGGCAGAAGAATGGCCTAACATTCCCACGCAATACTGGGAGCAAGCCAGGGAAGAGGCCCGTGATTTAGCTAAGCGCGATAAGCCCCTGCGCATCATAGGCTCAGACATCGACAAAAGGGTTCTCGACCTGGCCCGTTACCATGCCCGCCAGGCGGGGGTAGAAAAGCAGATACACTTTCAACAACAGTCCGCGGTAGACTTAAGTTCCAAATTTAAATACGGCTACATCATATGCAACCCGCCTTACGGGGAAAGAAGCGGGGAGAAAAAGGAAGTTGAACACCTCTACCGGGAAATAGGTAAGACATTTAAAGGATTGGATACCTGGTCCATATATTTGCTCACAGCTAATGAAAATTTCGAAGCACTTTTCGGGCGCCAGGCGAATAAGAAGCGAAAGCTCTATAACGGCCGCATCAAGGTGGACTTTTACCAGTTTTTCGGTCCCCGCCCGCCCAAGGGACTAAAAATCGATCACACTTAA
- a CDS encoding DUF4870 domain-containing protein, with protein sequence MVSSESKLLGALCHGSMFIGLPIVVPLLVYLLKKDDQFVNHHARESLAMHIIGLILGVVVGISCAILIGFLLIIPMVILGLIYSIFAIIAIIKCLSGEYYHYPITSKFAVSWFKD encoded by the coding sequence TTGGTGTCTTCGGAGAGCAAACTTTTAGGGGCTTTGTGCCACGGGTCCATGTTTATTGGCCTACCCATTGTTGTACCATTGTTAGTTTATCTACTAAAAAAGGATGATCAGTTTGTAAATCACCATGCTAGAGAGTCCCTGGCCATGCACATTATCGGCCTTATATTGGGTGTGGTGGTGGGAATATCTTGCGCTATCCTGATAGGTTTTTTATTGATTATTCCGATGGTTATTCTAGGCCTTATTTATAGTATTTTTGCTATTATAGCAATTATAAAGTGCCTTTCCGGCGAATATTACCATTATCCCATTACCAGCAAATTCGCAGTGTCCTGGTTTAAAGATTAA